The stretch of DNA CGAGGCGGGCGCCCTCCATGAAGCCGCCGATGCCGGTGACCTGCTGCTTGGGTACGACGGCCAGGAGGGCGAGCACCGGCAGCAGATAGCAGCCGGCGGCGACGGCCGCGGAGCGTCCGAGTGCGGCGGGCACGTCCCGCTGGGGGTCGTGCATCTCCTCACCGGCGGCGTTGGGTGCTTCGAAGCCGACGTAGGCGAACAGCAGGATCGGCACCAGGGCGAGGAAGCCGGCGGTCGTCGGGGTGAAGCGGGTGTCGGTCAGGCCCTGGAAGCCGTGCCGCGCACCGTAGAGCACCGCCGTGAGGGTGAACACGGTGAGGGCCAGGACCTTCGCCGCCGCGCCCGCGGTGGTGATCCATTTGCCGCGGCGCAGGGAGACGACGGCCGTGAGGATGGCGATCCAGACGAACAGCAGCTTGAAGGTGTAGTCGGCCACCGTGCCCGAGCCCAGGTGGAAGACGAAGCCGTCCCAGGTCTGCGCGGCGAGGAAGACCAGTGAACCGCCCAGCCAGACGGGGTTGGTGACCCAGTAGAACAGGGTCGTGAGCGCGGCCGCCGGACGGCCGAGGGCGAGCTTGACCCATACGTACGGGCCGCCTTCCTGGGGGAACGCGGCGCCGGTCTCGGCGAACAGCAGGGCGTAGGGGACGAGGAAGAAGAGGGCCATGACCGCCGTCCACGTGGCGGCCTCGCCGCCGCCGGTGGCGATCTGCCCGACGGTGTCGAAGGAGATCACCGCGGCGATGGCCATGGCGGTGATGTCGAAGCGCTTGAGACTGCGCTGCAGGGCTCCGGCCGCGGGCTGGGTGTCGCGTGGTCCGGTCGTCGAGAGGTGGGAGGACACGGGCAGTTCCTAGGAGGGAGAGGAGTAACTGCGAGGGGGCGCGTGCGGGCGCCGTGACGGCGTGGAGTCCGTGTCGGGTGGTGCTGGGCGAGGAGGCCCGGTCGCGGGCCGGGCCTCCCCTCTGGGCGTCAGGCGGCGCGGATCTCGCCGGTGGGCCCGGTGCGCTCCAGGACGCCGCGCAGCGCGGAGGCCGCTTCCTTGGCCTCGGCCTCGGTCATGATGAGCGGCGGGGACAGCACCAGGCTGTGTGCGGAGTCACGCACGATCACGCCGGTCTCGCGGCGGATCACGTCGTGGGGCATCCGGTGCGGGTCGAGGGGCAGGGGCGCGCGGGTGGCGCGGTCCTCGACGAGTTCGACGGCGAGCATCATGCCGACCGAGCGGATTTCGCCGACGATCGGCAACTCTTCCAACTGCGCGTCGAGTTCGGCGTGGAGGAAGGCGCCGAGGCTCGTCGCGCGGGCGAGGAGGCCCTCCTTCTCGATGATGTCGAGGTTGGCGGTGGCGACCGCGGTGGCGACGGGATGCCCGTTGTAGGTGTAGCCCATGGGGAAGCCGTGGTCGCGCAGCAGGACCTCGGCGACGTGGTCGCCGACCAGGAGGGCGCCGAGCGGGACGTAGCCGGAGGTGATGCCCTTGGCGGTGACGATGATGTCCGGGGTGACGCCGAAGTACTGGGCGGCGAACCACTCGCCGACGCGGCCGTACGCGGTGACCACCTCGTCGAAGATCAGCAGGATGCCGTGCCGGTCGAGGACGTCGCGCACCCGGGGCCAGTAGTCGGCCGGCGGGACGAGCATGCCGCCGACGCCCATGATGGGTTCGCCGATCATCGCGGCGATGTTCCGCGGGCCGATCTCCGCGATGCGCTCCTCCAGTTCGCGGATGAGGAAGTCGGTGACCTGCTCGGGGCTCAGCGGCTGGTCCCCGTAGAGCTCGGAGCGGTACGGCCACGGGGGCGTGAGGTGGGAGACGTGCGGCATCATCGGGGCGAAGCCCTCGTGGTAGACGGGGAAGCCGGTGGCCGAACCGCCGCCGTAGCCGATGCCGTGGTAGGCCTTGCTGCGCGCCAGGATCCAGGTCCGCCCGCTCTCCCCGCGCCGGTGGTGGTAGTAGCGGGCCATCTTGATGGCCGCCTCGTTGCCCTCGGAGCCGCCCGAGGTGAAGTAGACGTGGTTCAGGGGATCGGGGGCGAGGGAGGCGAGGCGCGCGGCGAGTTCGATCGCGCGCTCGTTGGAGAACTCCCAGAAGCTGGTGAAGTACTCCAGCTTCTTCATCTGCTCGTGGGCGACATCGGCGAGGTCCGTGCGGCCGTGGCCGACCTGGGCGAGCCAGAGGCCGCCGGTGGCGTCGAGGTAGCTACGGCCCTCGGAGTCGGTGAGGCGGCAGCCTGAGCCGGAGGTCATGACGACGCGCTCGGTGGCGGTGCCCGGCAGGTAGGGGTGGATGATGTGCGCTCGGTCCAGCTGGATGAGGTCCGCGGCATTGCGGGTCATGAGGGGTGCGTCCTTTGTTCGGTGCCGGTGGTGGGTGTGGTGGCCGGGCGGCCCGGTGTCGCCGGCGCGGTCAGCCGTAGGCGATCCAGGTCGTCTTCAGGCCGGTGTACTTGTCGAAGGAGTGCAGGGAGAGGTCACGGCCGTGGCCGGACTGCTTGAACCCGCCGAAGGGGGTGAACGGGCTGAGCGCGTCGACGGTGTTGACCGAGACGGTGCCCGCCTGGAGGGCGTCGGCGACGCGGTGGGCCCGGCCGAGGTCCCGGGTCCACACGGACGCGGCCAGTCCGTAGGCGGAGTCGTTCGCGAGGCGGACCGCCTCGTCCTCGTCGTGGAAGGGCAGCACGGTCAGCACGGGGCCGAACAGTTCCTCCCGGACGAGCGGGGCGTCGGGTCCGAGGCCGGTGACGACGGTGGGGTCGAGGTAGGCACCGTCGCGGTCCGGGCGCGTGCCGCCGCACACGAGCGTGCCGCCCGATGACCGCAGGGCTTCGAGGACGCGTTCCGCCTGGGCCTCGTCGACGAGCGGGCCGAGACGGGTCGCGGGGTCGAGCGGGTCGCCCGGCAGCCAGCCGCGGGCGTGTTCGGCGACCCTGGCCGTGAACTCCTCGGCGACGGAGGCCTCGACCAGCAGACGGGTGTTGGCGGAGCACACCTGGCCCGAGTTGTAGACGAAGCCCCAGGCGGCGCGTTCCGCGGCGGCCTCCAGGTCGGCGTCGGCGAAGACCACGTTGGGGCTCTTGCCGCCGGCCTCGGGCCACACCTGCTTCATGTTCGACTCGGCCGAGTAGGCGAGGAACCGCCTGGCCACGGCGGTGGAGCCGGTGAAGACCAGGGTGTCCACGTCCGGGTGGAGACCGAGAGCACGCCCGGTCGTCTCCCCCGGGCCGGGCACGACGTTCAGTACGCCGTCGGGAAGGCCGGCCCGCGAGGCGAGTTCGGCCAGCAGCAGTGCCGACAGCGGGGACTGCTCGGCCGGCTTCAGCACGACGCTGTTGCCCGCGGCCAGGGCGGGCGCCAGCTTCCAACTCGCGATGTCGAGGGGGAAGTTCCAGGGCACCACCGCGCCCACGACGCCCAGCGGGGCGCGGCGCACGAGGGCGAGGCTGCCGGGCGGGGCCGGGGCGACCTCGTCGTAGAGCTTGTCGACGGCCTCGGCGTACCAGGCGAAGACACCGGCCGCGCCGGGTACGTCGGTGCCGTGGGACTCCGCGATGGGCTTGCCCATGTCGAGGGTGTCGCAGAGGGCGAGTTCCTCACCGTTCTCCTCGATGAGGCGGGCGAGGGCGAGCAGGACCCGCTTGCGCTCGGCGGGTGCGGTGCGCGACCAGCGGCCGTCCTCGAAGGAGGTGCGCGCCGCGGTCACGGCCCGGTCGACATCGGCGGCCGAGCCGGCCGCCACATGGGCGGTGGTCTTGCCGGTCGCGGGGTTCACGGTCGGGATCCACTGGTCGTCGGCGGGGTCGCTCCACGCTCCGTCGATGAACAGGCGCGTGCGTGGCGTGAGGTCGGCGGCGCGCTGCCGCCAGTGGGCGTACGTCTGCATGCTGTGGCCTTCGATTGCGTCGTGGGACGTGGGCGAACCGGTGCCCGTTCGGACCGGGTGTGGCCCGGGCCGTCTCGATCGGGTGTGGCCCGGCCCCTCTCAGGGGCCGTCCGGAAACGGCGGGCGCGACGGGGCGGGCGGCTCGGCAGCGCGTGCCTGCGCCGGTTTCTTTGAGTCGAGATTCAAACAATAGGTGAACCGGCCGTCAATGCTTCTGGCTGAAACTTCTTGCGAAGACTGAGACGGGTATCAGAGAATTGGCCACCATGGGGAAAGCCG from Streptomyces sp. 6-11-2 encodes:
- a CDS encoding APC family permease; translated protein: MSSHLSTTGPRDTQPAAGALQRSLKRFDITAMAIAAVISFDTVGQIATGGGEAATWTAVMALFFLVPYALLFAETGAAFPQEGGPYVWVKLALGRPAAALTTLFYWVTNPVWLGGSLVFLAAQTWDGFVFHLGSGTVADYTFKLLFVWIAILTAVVSLRRGKWITTAGAAAKVLALTVFTLTAVLYGARHGFQGLTDTRFTPTTAGFLALVPILLFAYVGFEAPNAAGEEMHDPQRDVPAALGRSAAVAAGCYLLPVLALLAVVPKQQVTGIGGFMEGARLVFGVYGGAAGPLLKLTAVMFVFALLTQGSAWMIVSDRMQAMAAADGGFFTRALGAFHPRLGTPVRTNLLSGAVATVFMLAAMRLANGDAADVFAVVLTVAVTTLLLSYLIVIPALVLLRIRRPDVPRPYSVPFGSRGFLLCAALVYAWILIGSWSALFPGVLEHLFGIDYVFHDVWGVSRASFEAFTLGTVAVLLVVGVVGVVVARREDAVAGAAGS
- a CDS encoding aspartate aminotransferase family protein; translation: MTRNAADLIQLDRAHIIHPYLPGTATERVVMTSGSGCRLTDSEGRSYLDATGGLWLAQVGHGRTDLADVAHEQMKKLEYFTSFWEFSNERAIELAARLASLAPDPLNHVYFTSGGSEGNEAAIKMARYYHHRRGESGRTWILARSKAYHGIGYGGGSATGFPVYHEGFAPMMPHVSHLTPPWPYRSELYGDQPLSPEQVTDFLIRELEERIAEIGPRNIAAMIGEPIMGVGGMLVPPADYWPRVRDVLDRHGILLIFDEVVTAYGRVGEWFAAQYFGVTPDIIVTAKGITSGYVPLGALLVGDHVAEVLLRDHGFPMGYTYNGHPVATAVATANLDIIEKEGLLARATSLGAFLHAELDAQLEELPIVGEIRSVGMMLAVELVEDRATRAPLPLDPHRMPHDVIRRETGVIVRDSAHSLVLSPPLIMTEAEAKEAASALRGVLERTGPTGEIRAA
- a CDS encoding aldehyde dehydrogenase, producing MQTYAHWRQRAADLTPRTRLFIDGAWSDPADDQWIPTVNPATGKTTAHVAAGSAADVDRAVTAARTSFEDGRWSRTAPAERKRVLLALARLIEENGEELALCDTLDMGKPIAESHGTDVPGAAGVFAWYAEAVDKLYDEVAPAPPGSLALVRRAPLGVVGAVVPWNFPLDIASWKLAPALAAGNSVVLKPAEQSPLSALLLAELASRAGLPDGVLNVVPGPGETTGRALGLHPDVDTLVFTGSTAVARRFLAYSAESNMKQVWPEAGGKSPNVVFADADLEAAAERAAWGFVYNSGQVCSANTRLLVEASVAEEFTARVAEHARGWLPGDPLDPATRLGPLVDEAQAERVLEALRSSGGTLVCGGTRPDRDGAYLDPTVVTGLGPDAPLVREELFGPVLTVLPFHDEDEAVRLANDSAYGLAASVWTRDLGRAHRVADALQAGTVSVNTVDALSPFTPFGGFKQSGHGRDLSLHSFDKYTGLKTTWIAYG